The Psychroflexus sp. ALD_RP9 region GAGATTTAAAAATTCTTAATTGTTTAAACCATATAGAAGAACTGCCACCAGCGCCATGAACAAAAGTAACCCATTGTTTAGAAGAATTATGACGATGAATGGAATAATGTAACACTAAATAAAATTTTTAGTAAATATAGACCAAAAGTAAATCTACTAAACATTTTTAAAAGAAATTTATAGTTTATAACGAATTTCTCAACTTTAATAAATAATCAAAAGCCGCTATAAGTCGGCTTCCATACCAACTAAAACATTCTCCATCTACAATTTTTATTTGTTCTGATTTTAGAGGGATTTCAGGAAAATTGTGTTCTGTGAATGGAAATGGTTCAGAAGAAAGTAAAACATAATCTAGCTGAGGCATATTAGCTAAATCAACTTCAGGATATCGCGATAAATGTCGATAAACATTATTCATCTTACATAGTTGAAGCATATAATTTATAAAATTAGAATGCCCTGCAACCATCCATGGTTCACGCCAAATAAAATAAGCAACATCAACTGAAGGGAAATGACTTATTTCTTTTTTAAAAAATTCGAATTTAGACATAAGTAGCTCTATAAAATCATTAGCTTTAGTTTGTATTTCAAAAACAAGACTTAAGTCTTCAACTAAATCGATTAAATCCTCAATAGTTGAAATATCCGAAACGTAAACCCTATAGTTTTGCTCAAGTTCACTAACAATTTCAGGCGTGTTTTCTTCTTTATTTGCTAAAATAAAATCAGGTTGTAATTGCGTTATTTTATGATATTTAACAGATTTTGTCCCGCCGATAATTTGTGCTTCTTGACGAATATTCTTTGGGTGAACACAAAACTTTGTTACACCAACCAATTTATATGCTAAACCTAATTCAACTAAGAGTTCTGTTAAGCTTGGAACAAGGCATATTAATTTTTGAGGTGTTTTGCTAATTGACAAAGGTCGGTTTAGTTGATCTGATATTTCCATTTTATAAAATTAAAAAAGCCTAATTGAAAAATCAATCAGGCTTTAGATAAGTTACGAGAATTTATGATTAGAAATTTATTTTATTTGATCAACGACGGCTTTAAAGGCGTCTGGATTATTAACTGCTAAATCGGCTAAAACCTTACGGTTTAATTCGATATTGTGCTTTTTAACTTTCCCCATAAATTGTGAGTATGACATACCGTGAAGTCTAGCAGCGGCATTAATTCTCACAATCCAAAGTGATCTAAAATTTCTCTTTTTTTGTTTGCGGTCTCTGTAAGCATATAACATTGCTTTTTCGACTGCATTTTTAGCAACTGTCCAAACGTTTTTACGTCTTCCGTAATAACCTTTAGCTTGCTTCATGATTTTTTTTCGTCTTGCTCTAGACGCTACTGAGTTTGTTGATCTTGGCATAATTTAATGTTTTTTTGTAGTAGGCAGATTTAAAATCGTTTTGAGGCCGTACTCCATGGATTAATTAATAATTAATAAACCTATAAAAACAATTACTTTAATCGTAATTGTGTTTTTATACTGTCTACATCAGATTTGTGCACTAAAGCACTGTGCGTTAACTTTAATTTACGCTTTTTAGACTTTTTAGTCAAAATATGACTTTTGAATGCATGCTTACGTTTTATTTTACCTGTTCCAGTAAGTTTGAAACGTTTTTTTGCACTCGATTTGGTTTTCATTTTAGGCATTGTATCCTGTTTTATATAAATTTAATCGTAACTTACTTTTTCTTTGCTGAAGGAGCTAACATCATAATCATTCGTTTTCCTTCAAGTTTTGGCATTTGTTCTACTTTAGCAATTTCTTCTAAGTCGGTTGCTAAACGTAATAATAAAATTTCGCCTTTGTCTTTAAACACAATTGAACGTCCTTTAAAGAAAACATAAGCCTTCAACTTGGCGCCATCTTTAATAAACTTTTCGGCGTTTTTCTTTTTAAACTCGTAATCATGATCGTCAGTATTAGGTCCAAACCTAATTTCTTTAACCACAACTTTCGAGGCTTTTTGCTTTAAGGCCTTTTCGCGTTTCTTTTGTTCGTACAAAAACTTTTTATAGTCCATCACCTTACAAACAGGCGGATCAGCTTTCGGAGAAATTTCAACTAAATCAACGCCTAATTCTTCAGCTTTGGCAAGTGCGGTTTTAAGATCGTAAATATCAACATCTACGTTATCACCAACTAACCTAACTTTAGGTGCCTTGATATGATTATTAATTCTGTGAGGATTTTCTGTTTGTCTCCTCGGTGAACCTTTTGATTTTTTTCTTCTTAATGCTATGGCTTAAAATTTTTTAATGTTAAACTTCAAATGTTTTTAAATCTCTATTAATTTCAGTGTTGACAATTTGCGCAAATTCTTCAACTGTCATTTGCCCTAAATCTTCACCACCGTGTTTTCTTACTGCAATTTTATCAGCTTCAATTTCTTTTTCGCCGATGATGATCATATATGGAATCTTATCCATTTCAGCTTCACGGATTTTTTTACCCATGGTTTCACTTCTATGATCGACTGCGGCGCGAATTTCGTTATTTTTAAGTAAACTTAAAACTTTTTTAGAATAATTTTCATATTTCTCACTGATTGATAGTACAATAGCTTGTTTTGGCATTAACCAAAGCGGAAAATTACCTGCGGTATGTTCTAACAGAATAGCAATAAAACGTTCCATACTACCAAATGGTGCTCTGTGAATCATCACTGGTCGGTGCATCTCGTTATCACTGCCTTTATATTCTAACTCAAAACGCTCTGGCAAATTATAGTCTACTTGAATAGTACCAAGTTGCCATTGTCTTCCTAAAGCGTCTTTAACCATAAAGTCAAGTTTTGGCCCGTAAAATGCCGCTTCTCCTGTTTCTACTACATAGTTTAAACCTTTTTCTTTGGCCGCGTTTAAAATAGCATCTTCGGCTTTTTGCCAATTCTCTTCACTGCCAATATATTTTTCTTGATTTTCTGGATCGCGTAATGATACTTGAGCCGTAAAGTTTTCAAAACCTAAAGATCCAAATACATATAAAACTAAATCAATCACTTTTTTAAACTCTTCATCTAATTGATCTGGTGTACAAAAAATATGCGCATCATCTTGTGTAAAACCGCGCACACGTGTTAAACCGTGCAACTCACCACTTTGCTCATAACGATAAACCGTTCCAAATTCTGCAAAACGTTTGGGTAAATCTCTATAACTCCATGATTCTGCATTAAATATTTCGCAGTGATGTGGGCAATTCATCGGTTTTAGGAGATATTCTTCTCCTTCATTTGGCGTCTTGATAGGCTGAAAGCTATCTTCACCATATTTCGCGTAATGTCCAGAGGTTACATATAATTCCTTTTGACCAATGTGCGGAGATACAACAGCTTCATAGCCAGCTTCTTCCTGGGCTTTTTTCATGAAATTTTCTAAACGTTCTCGTAATGCCGCACCTTTTGGCAACCATAAAGGTAACCCTTGACCTACTTTTTGTGAAAAAGTAAATAAGCCTAATTCTTTTCCAAGTTTTCTATGATCGCGCTTTTTAGCTTCCTCTAAAAGTTTTAGATATTCTTTTAATTCTTTTTGCTTTGGGAATGAAATACCGTAAATACGCGTTAACTGCTCGTTGTTTTCATCGCCTCGCCAATACGCACCAGCAACACTCATTAATTTTACAGCTTTTATAAACCCAGTATTAGGAATGTGACCACCTCGACATAAATCGGTAAAGCTATCGTGATCACAAAAGGTAATATCTCCATCTTTAAGATTTTCAATCAGCTCTACTTTAAAGTGGTTGTTCTCGTTTTTATAAAACTCAAGCGCCTCATCTTTTGACACTTCTCGCATCTTAAAATCATGCTTACCTCTAGCGATTTCAAGCATACGTTTTTCTATCTTCGGGAAATCGTTTTCTGAAATTTTATGGTCTCCTAAATCAACATCATAATAAAACCCGTTTTCTATTGAAGGTCCTATAGTTAACTTAACACCAGGATACAATTCTTGAATAGCCTGTGCCATAACGTGTGATGTTGAGTGCCAAAAAGCTTGTTTACCTTCGTCGTTTTTAAACGTAAATAATACTAAACTACCGTCGGTGGTTAGCGGCGTTGTGGTCTCTACAGTTTCATTATTAAATTTTGCAGATATAACTTGCCTTGCTAAACCTTCGCTGATGCTTTGCGCTACTTGAAAAGGAGTTACACCATTTTCAAAAGACTTCACGCTACCATCTGGTAATGTAATATTAATCATGAATATAAATTTTTGGCAAAGATACTGAGTAAAATCTTGTTGACAAGTTTTTTAATGAGTGGTTTAATTGAAGTCTTAATTAGTTAATTAGTTTCGTTTGTTCAGGAATATTAAATACAGAATGATTAGCCGAAATGAATTTTAGATTTCTGATACTTGCCTTACCTATAGGCTTTCCATAGATTCCATTTTCTGAAGACCAATTATAAAACTTCCACTGGCTAGCGAACGGCACTTTATCTAAACTAAAATAATTATTATACACAATAGCATGTGGTTTTTTTTCAGCTTCATGAGTACTTTGATTAAAGGTTACTATGTAAGCTGCAGCTTTTAACAAATGTGTTTTGGGGTTGGCATAGACCACATACCAATCGTCTGGTGCATCACCTATTTGAGGTTCAAAACTGAGTTTTGCTGAGTTATAAACTTCTTCCTGAAATAACTTATCATCTAAATTCTGCCACTTTGTTCCTTCATCATCAAGTTTAAATGGCATGGCAAAAAAATAAGACCAAGTTAACACATCGAATCGTGCCGACTTATAATTGGCTGAAGACGGAAATTGATGAAACTGACCTTGATTATAATATATTGATACTCCTTTTGATGTTTCTAAAACTACTTTTGATGAGTTTGTGGTCATACTAATTTTTGCGTCTAGCTGCTTTTTTTGTCCTAATTGAAGCTTAATATTAAATTGAACAGCTTCATGATTTTTAAAAGCATCTACGTTATGGCTATGCTGAATATTTTTAATTAATTGTTGGGCTTCAGACAATGGATTTTGTTGAGTGACTTCAGTGTTTCTTGTTGTTGATTGAGTTTCATTTTTTGATGAATTATTGCATCCTAGACAGACTAAAACCAAAAAACCAAAGAGTTGATATTTTTTCATGCGCATTATTTTAACAGCATTTCTATACAGTAAAAATAAAAAAGCTGTTTAACAATAACTTGCTAAACAGCTTTTTTTAAATTTTAAAGATGATTATTACTTAATCGTTTCGAAACTTCTATTAACAAAGTTGGTTAAATCTTCTCCTTTTAATAGACCTTGTGCTAGTTTTGCTAAATCTAAAGCTTGTTTAATTTTAGATTGCTTATCATCATCATTTTCAATACTTAAGATTTCTGAAGCTAATGAATGATTAGCATTAACAACCAAGTTATACATTTCTGGCATGTTGCCCATACCGAACATTCCGCCGCCGCCAGTTTGCTGCATTTCTTTCATACGTCGCATAAATTCTGGCTGTGTAATCATAACTGGGGCCGAATTTGAATCTAAAGCTTCAACCTGAACTGTATATTTTTCTTTTGGTGCAACAGCTTCGTAACTTTCTTTGAGTTTTTCTTTTTCTTCATCTGAAAGTTTAGAAACTTGCTCTTCTTCT contains the following coding sequences:
- the rplT gene encoding 50S ribosomal protein L20, producing the protein MPRSTNSVASRARRKKIMKQAKGYYGRRKNVWTVAKNAVEKAMLYAYRDRKQKKRNFRSLWIVRINAAARLHGMSYSQFMGKVKKHNIELNRKVLADLAVNNPDAFKAVVDQIK
- the rpmI gene encoding 50S ribosomal protein L35, encoding MPKMKTKSSAKKRFKLTGTGKIKRKHAFKSHILTKKSKKRKLKLTHSALVHKSDVDSIKTQLRLK
- a CDS encoding DUF6503 family protein, coding for MKKYQLFGFLVLVCLGCNNSSKNETQSTTRNTEVTQQNPLSEAQQLIKNIQHSHNVDAFKNHEAVQFNIKLQLGQKKQLDAKISMTTNSSKVVLETSKGVSIYYNQGQFHQFPSSANYKSARFDVLTWSYFFAMPFKLDDEGTKWQNLDDKLFQEEVYNSAKLSFEPQIGDAPDDWYVVYANPKTHLLKAAAYIVTFNQSTHEAEKKPHAIVYNNYFSLDKVPFASQWKFYNWSSENGIYGKPIGKASIRNLKFISANHSVFNIPEQTKLIN
- the infC gene encoding translation initiation factor IF-3, with amino-acid sequence MALRRKKSKGSPRRQTENPHRINNHIKAPKVRLVGDNVDVDIYDLKTALAKAEELGVDLVEISPKADPPVCKVMDYKKFLYEQKKREKALKQKASKVVVKEIRFGPNTDDHDYEFKKKNAEKFIKDGAKLKAYVFFKGRSIVFKDKGEILLLRLATDLEEIAKVEQMPKLEGKRMIMMLAPSAKKK
- the thrS gene encoding threonine--tRNA ligase; translated protein: MINITLPDGSVKSFENGVTPFQVAQSISEGLARQVISAKFNNETVETTTPLTTDGSLVLFTFKNDEGKQAFWHSTSHVMAQAIQELYPGVKLTIGPSIENGFYYDVDLGDHKISENDFPKIEKRMLEIARGKHDFKMREVSKDEALEFYKNENNHFKVELIENLKDGDITFCDHDSFTDLCRGGHIPNTGFIKAVKLMSVAGAYWRGDENNEQLTRIYGISFPKQKELKEYLKLLEEAKKRDHRKLGKELGLFTFSQKVGQGLPLWLPKGAALRERLENFMKKAQEEAGYEAVVSPHIGQKELYVTSGHYAKYGEDSFQPIKTPNEGEEYLLKPMNCPHHCEIFNAESWSYRDLPKRFAEFGTVYRYEQSGELHGLTRVRGFTQDDAHIFCTPDQLDEEFKKVIDLVLYVFGSLGFENFTAQVSLRDPENQEKYIGSEENWQKAEDAILNAAKEKGLNYVVETGEAAFYGPKLDFMVKDALGRQWQLGTIQVDYNLPERFELEYKGSDNEMHRPVMIHRAPFGSMERFIAILLEHTAGNFPLWLMPKQAIVLSISEKYENYSKKVLSLLKNNEIRAAVDHRSETMGKKIREAEMDKIPYMIIIGEKEIEADKIAVRKHGGEDLGQMTVEEFAQIVNTEINRDLKTFEV
- a CDS encoding helical backbone metal receptor, which produces MEISDQLNRPLSISKTPQKLICLVPSLTELLVELGLAYKLVGVTKFCVHPKNIRQEAQIIGGTKSVKYHKITQLQPDFILANKEENTPEIVSELEQNYRVYVSDISTIEDLIDLVEDLSLVFEIQTKANDFIELLMSKFEFFKKEISHFPSVDVAYFIWREPWMVAGHSNFINYMLQLCKMNNVYRHLSRYPEVDLANMPQLDYVLLSSEPFPFTEHNFPEIPLKSEQIKIVDGECFSWYGSRLIAAFDYLLKLRNSL